In the genome of Shewanella glacialimarina, one region contains:
- the rodA gene encoding rod shape-determining protein RodA, whose amino-acid sequence MNSHHSHGHHHKKNIWQKLHIDLPLLSGLLILMAFGLFVIYSASGESMAMMERQLVRMGLSLLIMLAMAQINPEALKRWALPIYVAGIILLLGVDFFGTINKGAQRWINLGFMEFQPSELIKLAFPITMAWYISKFPLPPKKRHLAGGAIILLIPTLLIAKQPDLGTSILVAASGVFVLFLSGMSWLIVGAIIIAGLIFLPILWFFLMHDYQRTRVLTLFDPEKDPLGAGYHIIQSKIAIGSGGFWGKGWLNGSQSQLEFLPERHTDFIFGVIGEEFGLMGSLLLLAIYLFIIGRGLVIASRAQTSFARLLAGSITLTFFVYIFVNIGMVSGILPVVGVPLPLVSYGGTSMMTLMTGFGILMSIQTHRRFIDR is encoded by the coding sequence ATGAATAGCCACCATAGTCACGGTCATCATCATAAAAAAAATATTTGGCAAAAGCTGCATATTGACTTACCGCTATTGTCAGGTCTATTGATATTAATGGCATTTGGATTATTCGTCATTTATTCAGCCAGTGGCGAAAGCATGGCTATGATGGAACGTCAGTTAGTGCGAATGGGGTTATCTTTACTCATTATGCTTGCTATGGCACAAATTAATCCCGAAGCATTAAAGCGCTGGGCGCTACCTATTTATGTCGCGGGTATTATTTTATTGTTAGGGGTAGATTTTTTTGGCACCATTAACAAGGGCGCGCAGCGCTGGATAAATCTTGGCTTTATGGAATTTCAACCCTCAGAGCTTATTAAACTTGCCTTCCCCATCACCATGGCATGGTATATCAGTAAATTCCCCTTACCGCCTAAAAAACGCCACCTTGCAGGTGGTGCAATCATCCTATTAATTCCAACGCTACTGATCGCCAAGCAACCAGACTTAGGCACCTCAATTTTAGTTGCCGCATCAGGGGTGTTTGTGTTGTTTTTATCGGGCATGAGCTGGTTAATAGTGGGTGCTATTATCATTGCCGGACTGATTTTTTTGCCGATTTTATGGTTCTTTTTAATGCACGACTATCAGCGTACTCGCGTGCTGACATTATTCGACCCGGAGAAAGATCCCTTAGGTGCGGGTTATCATATTATTCAATCTAAAATAGCCATTGGCTCAGGTGGATTTTGGGGCAAGGGTTGGCTTAATGGGTCACAGTCCCAGTTGGAGTTTTTACCCGAAAGACACACCGACTTCATCTTTGGTGTTATTGGTGAAGAATTTGGTTTAATGGGCAGTTTATTACTATTGGCTATTTATCTGTTCATTATTGGCCGTGGTTTAGTCATAGCCTCACGGGCACAAACTAGTTTTGCACGTTTATTGGCTGGCAGTATTACACTCACATTCTTTGTATACATCTTTGTTAACATAGGCATGGTTTCAGGTATTCTACCTGTAGTAGGCGTGCCTTTACCGCTAGTCAGCTATGGCGGCACATCAATGATGACACTAATGACAGGCTTCGGCATTTTAATGAGTATTCAAACTCATAGACGATTTATTGATCGATAG
- the mrdA gene encoding penicillin-binding protein 2: MPPKKRITMHDHAAEASLFKRRALFTFFCVFILLSIVFFNLYQLQVVSYKDYETRSNDNRIRVVPTAPSRGLIFDRHGQLLAENQPYHSLEMIPERIEDLDATFDQLNAVVEISQEEREQIRETLKFHRRFKPLTIKGKLTEEQVAAFSVDQHMFPGIYVEAGLKRNYPYNSLMTHVLGYVGRINTSDKALLEKSNSWKNYAATNDIGKQGIEKFYETLLHGLPGHLEEEVNNRGRVIRTLRVTPPTPGQDIYLTLDLKLQQKAMELLAGRRGSVVAIDPRDGGILAMVSSPSYDANLFVHGISSKGYSELLNDKSRPLINRATQGQYSPASTIKPLVALLGLEERAISEKTRVWDPGFWQIPGVERKWRDWKKWGHGWVDVYHAIVDSCDIFFYDLVYKVGIDKMASFMAQFGFGERTNIDIYEEVAGIMPSRDWKRLRYNQAWYIGDTISVGIGQGYWTSTPLQLASSTAILANKGRRFTPHLLKTFKDDKVKIDAPIDELPPIELKNPRNWDIINEAMRQTADKSRFTDATYTAAMKTGTAQVFSVGQDEKYNADTIAEHLRDNALIVAYAPYENPRIALAVVLENAGWGGANAGPLARALLDEYILRDEWTVPSDTLTDTATAPANEQPNE, translated from the coding sequence GTGCCGCCAAAGAAGCGCATCACAATGCATGACCACGCCGCCGAGGCTTCGTTATTCAAACGCCGTGCATTGTTCACTTTTTTTTGCGTGTTCATTTTACTCAGTATAGTATTTTTTAATCTGTATCAATTACAGGTGGTTTCTTACAAAGATTATGAAACCCGCTCCAACGATAACCGTATTAGAGTTGTCCCCACCGCCCCCAGTCGCGGACTTATTTTTGACCGACACGGTCAGCTACTCGCAGAAAACCAACCTTATCACTCTCTTGAAATGATCCCTGAGCGAATTGAAGATCTTGATGCCACTTTTGATCAACTCAATGCTGTGGTTGAGATATCTCAAGAAGAACGTGAGCAAATTAGAGAAACCCTTAAGTTTCATCGGCGCTTTAAACCGCTAACCATTAAGGGAAAATTGACCGAAGAGCAAGTAGCCGCTTTTTCAGTTGATCAACACATGTTTCCCGGTATTTATGTTGAAGCAGGGTTAAAACGTAACTACCCATACAATAGCCTCATGACGCATGTTCTGGGTTATGTTGGTAGAATTAACACCAGTGATAAAGCACTGTTAGAAAAAAGTAATAGCTGGAAAAATTATGCAGCGACTAACGATATTGGCAAACAAGGTATCGAAAAATTCTATGAGACTTTACTCCATGGACTACCAGGACATTTAGAAGAAGAAGTGAATAACCGTGGCCGAGTTATTCGCACCTTGAGAGTCACTCCGCCGACCCCTGGGCAGGATATATATCTCACGCTTGATTTAAAACTTCAACAAAAAGCAATGGAGTTGTTAGCGGGTAGACGGGGGTCAGTGGTTGCCATCGATCCTCGAGACGGTGGTATTTTAGCTATGGTGTCTAGTCCAAGCTATGACGCAAACTTATTTGTCCATGGCATTAGCAGCAAAGGATATAGTGAGTTACTGAATGATAAATCTCGGCCATTAATAAACCGCGCCACCCAGGGGCAATATTCCCCTGCATCCACTATTAAGCCATTAGTTGCACTCCTTGGTTTAGAAGAACGCGCAATTAGTGAGAAAACACGGGTTTGGGATCCTGGCTTTTGGCAAATTCCTGGCGTTGAACGCAAATGGCGCGATTGGAAAAAATGGGGCCATGGATGGGTTGATGTTTATCATGCCATTGTTGATTCATGCGATATCTTTTTCTACGACCTAGTTTATAAAGTCGGTATCGATAAAATGGCCAGTTTTATGGCGCAATTTGGTTTTGGTGAAAGAACCAATATCGATATATATGAAGAAGTCGCAGGCATTATGCCATCACGTGACTGGAAACGCTTACGTTACAACCAAGCCTGGTATATTGGCGACACGATTTCTGTTGGTATTGGTCAAGGATACTGGACCAGTACGCCATTACAACTCGCTAGTTCTACAGCAATTCTGGCAAACAAAGGTCGACGTTTTACCCCGCATTTATTGAAAACGTTTAAAGATGACAAGGTCAAAATTGATGCGCCAATAGATGAGCTGCCACCTATTGAGCTCAAAAACCCTAGAAACTGGGACATTATTAACGAAGCAATGCGTCAAACAGCTGATAAATCAAGATTTACTGATGCGACGTACACAGCTGCAATGAAAACAGGTACTGCGCAGGTGTTCTCGGTAGGCCAAGATGAAAAGTATAATGCTGATACTATTGCAGAGCATTTACGCGACAATGCACTCATTGTTGCCTACGCCCCCTATGAGAATCCACGCATCGCCTTAGCCGTTGTGCTTGAAAATGCTGGTTGGGGTGGTGCTAATGCAGGGCCATTAGCGCGCGCCTTACTGGACGAATATATCCTTAGGGATGAATGGACTGTACCTAGCGACACACTAACAGATACCGCTACAGCGCCTGCAAATGAGCAACCAAATGAATAG
- the rlmH gene encoding 23S rRNA (pseudouridine(1915)-N(3))-methyltransferase RlmH has product MKLQLIAVGTKMPDWVTRGFEEYQRRFPRDMPLELVEITAGKRGKNADIARILQKEGEAMLAAVAKGNHIVSLDLPGKNWTTPDLAEQMTKWQLDGRDVSLLIGGPEGLAPACKAAADQSWCLSALTLPHPLVRILIGESLYRAWSINNNHPYHRE; this is encoded by the coding sequence ATGAAGTTACAACTGATTGCCGTAGGCACAAAAATGCCCGACTGGGTTACCCGAGGTTTTGAAGAATATCAGCGTCGTTTCCCCCGGGATATGCCGCTAGAATTAGTCGAAATCACTGCGGGTAAACGGGGCAAGAATGCTGATATCGCTCGAATTTTGCAAAAAGAAGGCGAAGCAATGCTAGCCGCTGTTGCAAAAGGCAATCATATTGTGAGCTTAGATTTGCCCGGTAAAAATTGGACAACACCCGATTTAGCTGAACAAATGACAAAGTGGCAATTAGATGGACGAGATGTAAGTTTATTGATTGGTGGGCCAGAAGGACTTGCCCCAGCCTGCAAGGCCGCAGCAGATCAAAGCTGGTGTTTGTCAGCCCTAACATTACCACATCCACTTGTGCGTATCTTAATTGGTGAAAGCCTCTATCGCGCCTGGAGCATCAATAATAATCATCCTTATCATCGCGAGTAA
- the rsfS gene encoding ribosome silencing factor encodes MQSTELKDFVVDKIEDLKAKNIVVLDVKKQSTITDTMVICTGTSKTHVRSIGEHLVVEAKKAGMQPLGVEGRDSSEWVLVDLGEVIVHVMQEQTREYYELEKLWSNNNA; translated from the coding sequence GTGCAAAGCACCGAACTGAAAGATTTCGTCGTCGATAAAATCGAAGACTTAAAAGCAAAAAACATCGTTGTATTAGATGTTAAAAAACAATCAACTATCACTGATACTATGGTGATTTGTACTGGTACATCTAAAACACACGTTCGCTCTATTGGTGAACATCTTGTTGTTGAAGCCAAAAAAGCTGGCATGCAACCACTTGGTGTTGAAGGCCGTGACAGCAGCGAATGGGTATTAGTAGACCTAGGTGAAGTGATTGTTCATGTGATGCAAGAACAAACTCGTGAATATTACGAGCTTGAAAAATTGTGGTCGAACAATAACGCCTAA
- the nadD gene encoding nicotinate-nucleotide adenylyltransferase, with the protein MRIGILGGTFDPIHLGHIRPALEVKQQLHLDKVWLMPNHIPPHKQSTNVSSKHRLAMVEDVCQQFSDFEVCDIEINRDSPSYTVVSLQNLQHTYPQHQFYFIMGMDSFLHLPSWHLWQTLFNHCHIVLCQRPGWQLDTCNSMQQVLDSKSINHVDYLQQLASHQTPPTHGAVIPVAIALQNISSTDIRHKLHNNQPVNELIMPSTLSYIQQHKLYLC; encoded by the coding sequence ATGCGAATAGGTATTTTAGGCGGCACCTTCGACCCTATCCATTTAGGCCATATTCGCCCTGCACTAGAAGTGAAACAGCAATTACACTTGGACAAAGTGTGGCTGATGCCAAATCATATTCCGCCCCATAAGCAATCCACTAATGTTAGCAGCAAACACCGACTTGCCATGGTAGAAGATGTTTGCCAGCAATTCAGTGATTTTGAGGTCTGTGACATTGAAATTAACCGTGATAGCCCTTCATATACTGTCGTGAGCCTACAGAATTTACAGCACACTTATCCGCAGCATCAGTTTTATTTTATTATGGGAATGGATTCATTTTTACACTTACCTAGCTGGCATCTATGGCAAACATTATTTAATCATTGCCATATCGTGCTATGCCAACGTCCAGGCTGGCAACTTGACACCTGTAATTCAATGCAGCAAGTACTTGATAGCAAATCAATTAACCATGTCGATTATTTACAACAATTAGCATCTCACCAAACACCACCAACACACGGTGCAGTCATTCCAGTCGCTATCGCTTTACAGAATATTTCTTCAACCGATATACGTCACAAGCTACACAACAATCAGCCAGTCAATGAACTTATTATGCCTTCTACGCTTAGCTATATTCAGCAACATAAGTTATATCTTTGTTAA
- the holA gene encoding DNA polymerase III subunit delta, with protein sequence MRVYPDQLKTHLQKLPQVCLLFGDDLWLIEDSKRQIIAAAKKQGFDERVQLSQETGFNWGELIQEWQSMSLFASRRIIELNLPNGKPGTDGANAFQILLQQPNPDILLIIQGPKAGVEQTNSKWFKSLDSQGLYIPCATPEGKQFERWLDNRIQQHKLTIHHDAKAMMFNLFEGNLLAAEQAMQILQLVSPNDNITPEQLTDYFEDQSRFSVFQLTDAILSNHQKQAQHMLAQLQGEGTAMPILMWAIFKEITLLLNLKLAQLQGEQLSQLWGKYRIWDKRKPLYQAALTRLELHHIEHMLGLASILELNLKQHGIEDWVGMSHLCILFDPRAHNRLAHIELS encoded by the coding sequence ATGCGGGTTTATCCAGACCAGCTAAAAACTCATCTGCAGAAACTTCCCCAAGTGTGTTTATTATTTGGTGATGATTTATGGTTGATTGAAGACAGTAAAAGACAAATTATTGCCGCCGCCAAAAAACAAGGCTTTGATGAGCGCGTACAGCTTAGTCAAGAAACAGGTTTTAACTGGGGTGAGTTAATTCAAGAATGGCAATCGATGAGCTTGTTTGCCAGTAGAAGGATTATCGAACTAAATTTACCTAATGGTAAGCCAGGTACTGACGGTGCCAATGCTTTTCAAATATTATTACAGCAGCCAAACCCAGATATCCTGTTAATCATTCAAGGTCCCAAAGCAGGCGTTGAACAAACTAACAGCAAGTGGTTTAAATCACTTGATAGCCAGGGATTATATATTCCTTGTGCCACCCCTGAAGGTAAACAGTTTGAGCGCTGGTTAGACAATCGCATCCAGCAGCATAAATTAACCATACATCATGACGCCAAAGCAATGATGTTTAATTTGTTTGAAGGTAATTTACTCGCCGCCGAACAAGCGATGCAAATTTTGCAACTGGTCAGCCCAAATGACAACATTACCCCAGAGCAACTGACTGACTATTTTGAAGACCAATCACGCTTCAGTGTGTTCCAGCTTACCGACGCTATTTTGAGTAATCATCAAAAGCAAGCTCAGCATATGTTGGCACAGCTGCAAGGTGAAGGTACAGCCATGCCTATTTTAATGTGGGCAATTTTTAAAGAAATAACCCTATTACTTAATTTGAAACTAGCCCAATTACAGGGTGAGCAACTCAGTCAATTGTGGGGTAAATATCGAATTTGGGATAAACGAAAACCCCTTTATCAAGCTGCATTAACGCGTTTAGAGCTTCACCATATTGAACATATGTTGGGTTTGGCATCGATATTAGAGCTCAACCTTAAACAGCATGGTATTGAAGATTGGGTGGGTATGAGCCATTTGTGTATTCTTTTTGATCCGCGGGCACACAATCGTTTAGCCCATATAGAATTAAGCTAG
- a CDS encoding LPS-assembly lipoprotein LptE: MLVKRIGLALLFFVLITTAGCGFKLQRSYSIPVELQQLHLSSSDQYSELTRLVGDRLRINRVTLVSAAKDTPTLRLVSDSLERATLSLYPTGNVAEYELIYLVNYTVMLPEQEPTEFQAEIRRDYQDDPRTALAKSREMEILTREMRAQAADSIIQTLASIGSE; the protein is encoded by the coding sequence ATGTTGGTAAAACGTATTGGCTTAGCGTTACTCTTTTTTGTGCTAATTACCACCGCAGGTTGTGGCTTTAAATTACAGCGCAGTTACTCGATTCCGGTTGAATTACAACAATTACACCTCAGCAGTAGTGACCAATACAGTGAACTAACCCGCTTAGTGGGCGACAGGCTACGTATTAACCGTGTCACGCTGGTATCTGCAGCAAAAGATACGCCTACGCTAAGACTTGTCAGTGATTCATTAGAGCGTGCAACCCTCTCTCTTTACCCTACGGGCAATGTCGCTGAGTATGAGTTAATTTACTTGGTCAACTATACTGTGATGTTACCAGAGCAAGAACCAACAGAATTCCAAGCTGAAATACGACGAGACTACCAGGACGATCCCCGTACAGCTTTAGCTAAAAGCCGCGAAATGGAAATATTAACCCGTGAGATGCGTGCCCAAGCCGCCGACAGCATTATTCAAACACTTGCATCTATCGGTAGTGAATAA